The Lycium ferocissimum isolate CSIRO_LF1 unplaced genomic scaffold, AGI_CSIRO_Lferr_CH_V1 ctg9964, whole genome shotgun sequence genome contains the following window.
tggtacattatttcgtactcaCGTCCCTTTGCTTGGGGATGCttcgttcatgcccacaggttcaGACAGGTAGATAGGGGGATTGCACCGATGAGGTTTGCTGAGTATCAGcttggattggtgagctccacctCTTTCTGGAGCATTGCGGAGTCAgtatgttgtatatgtatttcaAGTTGTGGGTACGCTCGGGTCCGttcaaacttatatatatatatatatatatatatatatatatatatatatatatatattattatgtattcttagaggctttgcGGAGAGTCACGTGCACACAGTGAGTCATATCATGTCAGTCGTAATGCTGGCCACGTAGGCCCTTTTTACTTATACATGTGTATGCCTTTGGGCTGTTAGTTATAGAAACGTACATTGGCCTAGATGGCCGTTGTTtgttatatataatatcatcatgttCACAGGTTGGCTTTGTCGGCCTTATTTGTCTTTCGGGACATAGATGATACGAGCCATagtttggttcgctcggccctaagtaggtgtcgggtgccaatcactcctcaccaaggttggggtgtgacaaaatccACCAGATAAACTAGTTTTTATCATCACAAGATGATTAGAGAAGAAACCCATAAAACCCCTTCTTGCTCTTACCATTTAAGAGAAATCTAGGTATGGATTATTGATTAGGAAAAGCTAATGAATGATTTAGAGACAAGTTAATTAACTTAGAGAAGAAATCAGTGGAAACCCTCCAAAAATCACCTCCTTAAGCCTCAAGAACGAGTATAGGAATGACTTAATGTCTAAGGGTTTTAACACATTAAAAAGGCCTCATACTCAGCTAATACCGCTTATGGGGCAGCGATCCGACTTCAGCGTCCAATCAGACCCCCACGATGGTCCACTCACAATTGTCATTAGCCGCTTCAGCGGCCAGGCAACCGCCAGTGGCACTGGTGCCGCAATAGTAGGAACCAGAACCAGATTCCTCATAATAAACACAATCTCAAACCCGAGATCCCGACTcatacccgaggccatctgtgtcacgacccaaaccggtgggccatgactagtgctcgagttggacactcgtatacgaacctatTAGAGATAATCAGATTgatactaaggacaatatggaaatctGTAAATGCATGTTTTAGACGCATAATACCATATTTCAGAGTAAACCTGTTTCCTGAGGAGTCATAGTAACCAAACATTACAaaatacacaagccgacaaggctgccactatacatgGGAacatccaaaacgaactacattTGTGTAGCTGACTAAACCGTATATACcgcccacacatgtctacagacctcagAGAATATGACAAAGTCTATGTAAaaaaagatctgtaccaaaacagCTCAAGCtcggacaatggagcactccagcGACTAGGCGTAAATCTAAGCCGGAGGATAACAAGGCGAGCATCCGTACCGCGGGGTACGAAACGCCCAGAAGAAAgaggtcagtacgaataatgtactgagcatgtaaggcataaaatcaacatatacataaaatcctggaaaacatttgagacatgtcaatGAATGGGAAAATTAAATGCATCAGTACTgctatatcaaagaaacacatatatccatagaaatatcacaacaaaggccacagcgtcaccctctgtcaactgtgccatacacatacacaccacaacaaaggccacaacgtcaccccctGTGAACtatgccatacatatacacatcataacaaaggccacagcgtcaccgcCTGTCAACTGTGcgatacatatatacatcacaacaaaggccacaccgtCACCctctgtcaactgtgccatacatatacacatcacaacaaaggccacaacgtcaccccctgtcaactgtgccatatatacacacaacaaaGCTCACAGCATCACCCCCTGtgaactgtgccttatatatatacaacaaaggtcacaccgtcaccccctgtcaactgtgcctcatatatacatgaagaatgaaaatgagtgtagtgtataatcaaaatgaaataatagaactctgtaatatcacaaaacagccatatacatataatatactcattacatgcataggagttcaagTAAAAACCATCtctctatcccaccttgaaggaacaatttataaggtgagatcaacaacaatgaaataaatcgagaaaatcataaaatagcTTCACATTTTCACATCATCGTTCAAATCAtatttgaaacctttaaacataaaatcatccttAACGTAATCCTCAcaaaaacattctcatttttaacatcataagaagcctttgaaatcaaggaggttatggaaatacttatggaatcataccacaggaatcatgcctttgaaagaaaaggaacgagccttaacatacctgttcgactTCCTACTAGTTACGCTTATCCGTTCGAgatcgtaaatctacattcgagagcatttgcactaacgttagactcatcACCGTACACTTGTCCTAtgttttcaaattaaactattttatatcctgccagaaatcgggcagcatctcccctatttatatgcctagctcgaaacattcgtcctcgaatgttatactcTTAGGGatttctatgaaaattttgataaattcttCCTGTAATTGCACCACTACtgtcctgtcacaacaacccagaagttattttaaaaaaaaacaccttaCGTAATAGGAGGCGCCGATGGCGACGCATGTCTTTTGGGAGTGGGAATAATTGCGGGTATCTGGatttcatttcctcctcagcttcccaagttgTCTCTTCTGTATTATTATTACCCCACAGGAATTTGACAAAAGCGATATCCTTTGTACGTAACCACCTGACTTGGCTATCAAGTATAGCTATGGGGCTCTCCTCGTAAGACAACTCCTCTATAATTTGGAAGACGTCATGGGTGGAATAAGGGGGTCAGCCCGCATTTAcaaagcatcgatacatgaaatactggatgtaccGCTTCCAActcagatggtaggtccaactcataggcaaccttgcctaccttatgAACAATcccataaggcccaatgtatctctATCAACGAGCTTCTcccttttgccaaatctcatcacaaaCTTCATGGGTGATACTTTAGAATACCCAAGACAACCAACCTAAAACTCTAAGtctcgacgtcgattatctgcatacgccttttgtcgactctgggctgccaataattgctcctgaataagcttcaccgtATCAACCGCTTGCTGAATAAAGTCTGGACCTATCAACTTCGTCTtaccaacatcaaaccaaccgatagATGAcatgcacttccttccatacaaggcctcgtacggtgccatccgaatactagaatggtagctattattataagcaaactcaataagtggtaaatgatcatcccagctacctctgaagtcaataatataggctcgcaacatatcttctagcgtgccgtccgaatagtacgctcgccCGTCCATCCTCCgagggtgaaatgccgtgccgAGACTcaccgtgtccccaatcccttctggaacAATCTCCAGAAGTTGACTGTAAAATGAGCTCATCTGTCTGAAATAATGGCTACGGGAaccccatgaagtctcactatctccctGATGTAAAACCTTTCATAGTCTTCAGCTAAATAAGTAGccctgactgggagaaaatggattgattttgtcagcctatctacaatgacccatatagagtcatacttccgctgagtgcgaggtaaaccagTAATAAAGTAGatattaatcacttcctatTTCTAAGTTGGGATCTCTATCTCCTGCAATAgtccaccaggcttctgatgctctacCTTAACCTGTTAtcaattcgggcactgagcgGCAAATTCcgctatgtcccttttcatgccatcccaccaatataagcatctgaggtcatgatccATCTTCGTTGACCCCGGTTGAACAGGGTAATGGGCATAATGTGCTATCTTCCATAACCTATCGTCGTAGTCCAGCAACATCAGGCACGCACAATCTGCCTCTATACCGTAGCACTCCGTCAGATGTAACCTCGAATagggtcttctcctttttaaAAGCCGTTTCCCTATACTGTTCCAGAACAGGGTCTTCGTACTGGCGTTTCTTTACCTCTTCTACAATAGAGGACGCATCAACTTCTCGAACAAAAACTCcactatctccagaatcagccaaacggacCCCAAGGCTAGCTAGCTAATAAATCTCACGAACTGTTTCCATCCTTTTCGCACATCCGTCCAGCTGCCCATAGATTTGCGACTAAgagcatctgctacaacatttgctttccccggatggtatagaatgtcaacatcataatcctttaataacTCTAGCCACCGTCTCTGTCGTAAATTCAGCTCTTTCTGCTGAaggatatattggagactcttgtaatccatatagatatcaacatgaacgctatataaataatgtatccatatcttcaaggcatgtaTCACTGCCGCCAACTcgaaatcatgagtaggataatttttctcatgctttctgagctgtctcaaggcataggctataaccctgccatgctgcatcaacacacagcctagtcCAACacttgaagcatcacaatagataacatagcGGTCTGGTCCCTCAGGGAGAGCTAGAACTGGAGTGGTtgtcaacttatctttcagcaactggaagctttGCTCATAAGCGTtagtccactgaaacttagctgccttctaagttagccttgttaaaggttctacgaatctcctgtaatatcctgcaaGCCCTaaaaaactacgtacctcagtaggtgtcgtagttCTGGGCCAAGTCTTTACCGCCCCaacaatatgccccaagaatgctactgaagtcaaccagaattcgcacttagaaaatttagcatacaacttctgGTGCTGGAGTACCCCAAGaaccgtcctcaaatggtctgcatgctcctcttctgaaTGTGAATAAATCAGAATATCATCGACAAATACGATAACGAACGTGTATAGGAATGGTTTGAATACccggttcatcaaatccataaacaccgctggagcattggtcagcccgaaagacatcactctaaactcgtaatgcccgtatcgggtcctgaatgttGTCTTCGGGATATCTGCCTCCTTTACCCGcacctgatgataacctgaccgcaagtctatcttcgaaaaacacCTAGCatcctgcaactggtcaaataggTCATCAATCCTAGGGAggggatacctgttctttattgttactttattcagctgcctataatcaatacacatccacaGCGATCCATCTTTTTTCCTCACAAATagtaccggtgctccccaaggtgatgtactaggcctgatgAAGCCTTTTTCCAACAAGTCTCTCAgttgctcctttaattccttgACTCTCCAGTGCcatctataaggaggaatagatataggcgaGTATATGGCaatacatctatagtgaactctatctcccgttctggAGGGAGACTTGGAAGCTCATCggggaatacatctgggaattcattaactaccgggactgactgaagagccGGTACCTCTGCTTTCATATCATGTACTctaaccagatgataaatatagcctttcctaaccatcttcctttccttgaggtatgaaataaacttacccctcggcgatgctgtattccCTCTCCACTTTATAATCGGCTCTCCCGGAAACTGAAACCGAACTATCTtttctctacaatcaacattagcatagcacgaagccagccaatccatacccatgataacatcaaactcGGTCATGTCTAACTCTATCAGGTCTACTAtggtatgacgactatatatgCCCACcgaacaatttctatatacttgccTAGCTATGACAGAATCTCCTACTGGTGTAGCTACttcaaatggttctatcaactcaggttctattttgattttactagcaacaaggagggatatatatgataaggtggaacttggatctatcaatgcatatacgtcccgagagaaaattgataatatacctgtaaccacattcggtgacgcctcctgatcctacCTACTAGCAAAAGCATttatgcggttcgagggaccgctagaactgaaAGCTCCGCCATGACCTCTACCATAGCCTGCTGGCGTCTGAATACCCTGCTCCATAGGGCGCATGGCtgcagaagaagatgaaccagcaaccgacccagtaggctgagccATACCACCTGCACCACCTCCATAAGGACAATTTCTCATCacatggccctgacggccgcaagaaaaacaagcacctgtagcCCAACGACATTCCCCAACATGGGGCCTACCACACCGAGAGCACCAAGGCAAAGGTGGCGTCGACATACTCGTACCCCTGCTCACCTGTGAACCTGAAGCACTGGAGCTCGACCGGCCTCTTGAATACCCTGAGCGGTCGAATCCCCTACCCCGGAACCATGAGGGGTGCACTCGCGCCTGGCCGGGGAAGAATATCTAACATCGTCGAGGCCGCCCGCCCCAAAACTCACCGTAACAACCGTTGATCCAGCCCTCTTATGCCGGTCCTCGTCATGATCTCTCATGTGGCACCGACCCCCTGCGTCGATCCTCGCCCCCCCGTGCGTATGCCCTCGcacccgagcaatatccatacggGTCGAAGAGCCACCGCCATACAACCGTTAATCGATAAAGATCTAGTCCCCTCACATAATAATGCACTCTAACCGATATCGCCTACAATAGTCGGCGCATATCTaaccaacgaatcaaactcaagattATACTTCGTCGAACGCTCCCCGCGATTCTGCCTCAAAtgcaagaatctatcaactctagcTCGCCTCATCTCTGGCGGCAGGAAGTGGCCCAtgaaggcctccacaaactcatcccatactgctggaggagcaccctcgcccctagataactcccaagactcataccaattaacggcTATATCCCGCAATCGATACGAGgccaactcaacagactcagtctcagaagccttCATTATCCTTAATGTATGGTGCATCTTCCGAATGAACTCATGTGGATCATCTTCGGGCTTGGACTCGAAAAACTCTAGGGGTTTATAATTTAAGAAGTCAcgaaccctcaaactatcaGATGTATTCGCATGGTCAACTCCTAGTCCATGCGCGAGCTCGCCCTCGCCACTAACTGTCAAGAATCGAATCGCATCTCTCATGGCCCTATTCTCCGCTCATGGCGTGACGGGGCCTCGGGGCCCGGGCCGGTGGCGCTGCCCCTGAACCGGAGCTGCTGCGGCTCCAAGATCCTCTGGAGGTGGCCATGTAGCAGAGCTCGCTGACTGGAGTACCGTCTCAGGCATCAACTgggcatgggccctagtaactctttGAGTCTGACTAGTATCTCCTACTACtgatttgcccttctgggcagctcgCTTTCTTTAGAGGCACAGCTGAAAGAACCATAATTCATTAGAGGGGATtatcctgataacatagctctatcacacgatctagagtaagaaggaaagataacatcctaaatgtcctgtagcttcctgtttataaatgtggtgcacaacacaccgataaacaagactctactagacacggtctatagacaaccctaggacggaacagctctgataccacttctatcacgacccaacccgaggggccgtgactagtgcccgggtTGGACACGTATATGAACTTGTTAGAGATAATCAGACTGATACTAAGGACAGTATGGAAATCTGTAAAATCATGCAGTGGACTCAAATGCCATATATCATAATGGACctatctcctgaggagtcacggttaaccatacataacaaaatacacaatccgacaaggctgccactatacatgGGAATATCCAAAACCAACTACATTTGTATAACTGACTAAACAATATAtttacaacccacacatgtctacagacctctaagagtatgacaaagTTTATGtaaaaagatctgtaccaaaacagCTCaagctccgggacaatggagctctccaagcagctaGGCAGAAATCCTAAGCCGGAGGATAACCAAGCTAATCGTCTATACCTACGGGcgtgaaacgtagcccccgaagaaagggggtcacatttaatagtgtaccgagtatgtaaggcatgaaatcaacatatacataaaatattggaaaacatttgagacatgtcaatgaatgggaaaaataaatgcatcaagtaaatatatcaaagaaacgcatatatccatagaaatatcacaaCATCGTCACCCCGTCAACCCgttccatatatatacacaccacaacacCCCGTCACCCCGTgtgtcatacatatacacatcataacaaatacatatacatatcacaaagCATCACCCCTGGTCAAtctgtgccatacatatacatatcacaacaaagaCACACGGCGTCACCTCCTCATCATCAaccgtacatatatacacacaacaaaggtcacacgTCACAGAGGCCACAACGTCGCCCCCGTCAACtgtaccatatatatatacacacaacaaaggcatatatacacacaacaaaggtcacagtgtcaccccctatcaactgtgccttatatatacatgaagaatgaaaatgagtgcagtgcataaccaaaatgaaataatagaactctgTAATGTCACTAAATAGccctatacatatattatactcatggcgcGCATAGGTGTTCAAATAAAAActatcgctctatcccaccttaaaggaacaatttataaggtgagatcaacaacaatgaaagaaattgagaaaatcatgaaatagcttaacattttcacatcatcgttgaaatcatatttgagacctttaagcataaaatcatcctcaacgtaATCCTTATAAAAACATTCTCgtttttaacatcataagaagcctttgaaatcaaggaggttatggaaacacttatggaatcataccataggaatcatgcctttgaaagaaaaaggacgagccttaacatacctttccgGTCGCCTTAACTCTAACTACTGCACGCTTGTCTTTCCAAGCTCGTCAatctatatttaagaaaattaatacaactgtTAGACCGTTATCATACGTACCTTAAGTTTTAAATTAATCCTATtttaaattcttcaaaaattcgggcagcatctcccctgtttatatgcctagcccgaaattacaattcagtaaccaataataacaacaacaagaccaacatcaaccatgttattctcaataccaaatactccataaaacctcCCATATAATATTTATCTACATCTCCACCAATAGTATTATTATGACTATTTAACGGTTCTATCTccataaataaacaaaaatttacattaataataggagatttaTACCTTAATACTGAAAatattgctatatcttcacttttttcaccttaaacttgaaccacacgcatcgctatacgattctatactcgcaactatacgttgcctggatcggaattcgggaattatagCTGATTTAGGCTTAAAATTTGGGTTTGGGAGTTGGGGATCTTCTAGAGAAATTTGAATAATTTGGAAGAGTTTGGGCTGAAAACGAGGGGGAACGCCCCTTTTATAttggttcaaattcgggtcgggtacTGTAGTAGTGCTGTAGCAAGCGTTTCTGTTCTGTCAGCCAAACTTGTagcgtccataattctctactccgatgtcctatcaatgagcagtttattgcattggaaactagactcgacgaacttcattttaggcttttgaaacaccttaaaacacttgatatgctaagagatattccgccctcaagttggaccaaaattttgacacgaaactttacccatcctttctccaagtcttactactccatttcttccgctcatttccttataaaaccttccggtataccttatatacatcctttactccttaaatatacttaataattcttgctccttatattccaaagtggttttacttaaccataacttaacgtacttatgtttcaaatttgataagtgcttcttcaaagatacggggtgtaacaattacACAACCTAAAGGGCATTCGACTGAACACAaacgtcccataaggacaagtgaaaTTCATCTTCTCTTGATCTTCTAAAGCAATGTTGATCTGATTGTAACCAGAGTACCCATCTAAGAAGCAATAGTATGACCTCCCAGCCAGCCTATCAAGCATCTATTAATGAAAGGCATGGGCAAATGGTCTTTACAAGTAGCTGAACTCAGCTTCCTATAGTTTATGCAAACACGCCAACCAATAACTGTACGAGTGGGGATCAGCTCAGTCTTTGCATTAGGTACCACAGTGATGccccctttctttggaacaTATTGAACAGGACTCACTCACTTGCTATCTGCAATCGGATACACTACCCCAGCATCTAACCACTTTATGATCTCCTTTTTCACGACCTCTTACATGTTTTGGTTCAATCTCCGCTGATGTTCAACACTTGGCTTGCTGTCCTCTTCTAGCTTAATTTTATGCTCACAAATACCAGAAAAAATACCCTGAATGTCTGAtatggtccaaccaatagcacgTCTGTACTCGCGTAAAATCTCCACTAATTGCTCAATTTGTTCCTCAGTCAGTAATGCTGAAACAATTACGGGCAGTGTCTTATTcggaccaaggaactcataccTCAAATGTGATGGGAGCTGCTTAAGCTCAAGCTTTGGTGGCTCAACAATAGAAGGTTTCGCAGGTGGAGTGGTTCTATTTGCAAGGTCAAGATCAAGCTTTCTTGGATGGTAAGTGTAAGATCCCAGACCCTCAAGCGCATTTATAGTTTCCACGTAGCCCTCCATATTATCAGCATCAAAGTTCACCAGTAGCAGCAAGAGCTtctcccaaactttcttctttcattttgtgTTCGACATCATCATCAATCCCATCAAATGAATTAATAACCGATATATTCTCATAAGCACTTGGCAACTTCATCCCCTTACTTGCTTGGAAAGTCACTTCTTCATCATTCACTAGCaacttgatttcattcttttcataaTCCATAAGCGCTCTGCCCGTAGCAAGGAAGGGTCTTCCCAAGATGATGGGAATATCTTTATCAACCGCATAATCCAGAATAACTAAATCAGCAGGAAACATGAACTTACCTACTTGTACCAATATTTCATCTATAACCCCAACTGGCTTCTTGATGGATCTGTCCGCCATTTGTAATCGCATAGAAGTAAGTCTAGGCATTCCTAATCCGGATTGGTTAAAAATAGCAAAGGGCATTAAATTGATACTCACCCATTATCACATAGAGCACGAGCGAATTCATGAAGCCCAATATTACACGAAATGGTAAATGCCCCTAGATCTTTCTTCTTCTGAACTGTGGTAGAAGTAATAATTGAACTCACGCGATGAGTTAAATTCACTGTCTCATGTTGAACAGATCTCTTCTTCTTAATCAGGTCTTTCACAAACTTAGCAAATCCGGGCATCTCTTTGACAGCATCTAAGAATGGAAAATTCACCGTTAGCTACTTCAACTGATCGTAAAACTTTTGacacttagcatcatcattcttctttgccaacctctgaggaaagggaGGTTTTGCTTTGTACATCTGAGTTAAAGGGCGAAGAGCCCCTTTTATCGTCTGTTTCCTTGTATCAGCAGCAACTTCTGGAATATCAACAACTTTTTCTTCACCACAAACCTCATCATCCACAATAGGCACATCAGACTGCACCTCTTCTTCCTCATTAATCGGATCTAGATCAACCACCTTTTATCAGCACTTTGAAGTATTTTACCGCTTCTCATGCTAACAGCAAAAGTATGCTCCACACCACTACCATTCTTCGGGTTTGGAATAGTATCACTAGGAAGTCCTCCCTTTCTAGCAGGATGCTACTTTTTAGAAAGGTCACGCATCTTCTATTTAAGGTTTTGAATAGCCGCTGAGTGAGAAACCACTATCTCTGATAGCCCAGATAATGTCTTTTCAGTATTCATCTAACTCGCCAACACTTTTTCAAGTAGTGACTCCAATCTCAAACTACCTTAATCATTAGACTACCCTTTTGGTGGAATGTAAGGGTTGGAACTTCTGTTTCCAAAGctatcattgttgttgttgtatctacCTTGGTTCGCTCCACCATAGTTGTTATTGTAGTttccttggttgttgttgtatgcaccCTGCCCTTGTTGAGGTCTCCAGTATCTCTGAATTGGTCCAGGAATATCCCCTTTCGCGATGTAGTCTGCATATTGAACATTCTCAACTGGCGGAGGGGGACCCTCTTGATATAGACCCTTTTGGACTTGGTACATTCCAGGCAGCATGCCTGAGATATCTTCACAAACATTTACCTTCTTCGACTCCTTCTCATCAATCCCCTTTGTCAGTAAAGAGATATTCGTGGCCAATGTTTGCTGCTTCTCCTGATTATTCTTCACAATATTTTGGATCAATGGTGTCCCAAGTGATAAACCATTTGAATTACTCGAGTGCCACGCTTGACTGTGTGTAGTCCATCAATTAAGTATATCAGTAATAGCGGCATAGGACTTATTCATGAAACACCCACTAGCAGCATTATTGGCAATTGCTTGAGTCATAGGATCCAAACCTTTGAAGAACTTCTCCTTCGGAATATGACCTGGGAAACCATGGTTCAGACTCCTGTCCAAGTATTCTT
Protein-coding sequences here:
- the LOC132046235 gene encoding uncharacterized protein LOC132046235; translated protein: MADRSIKKPVGVIDEILVQVGKFMFPADLVILDYAVDKDIPIILGRPFLATGRALMDYEKNEIKLLVNDEEVTFQASKGMKLPSAYENISVINSFDGIDDDVEHKMKEESLGEALAATGEL